From bacterium, a single genomic window includes:
- a CDS encoding DUF3467 domain-containing protein, with protein MADEKKIQEIQINFPPDKQSGVYANNMVVAHSKEEFILDFMLVTPPNGVVNARVIMSPGHVKRVIAALVQNMKHYEETFGKIEEASEPKNPFGFQA; from the coding sequence TGAAAAAAAAATCCAGGAAATTCAAATTAACTTTCCTCCCGACAAACAAAGCGGCGTCTACGCCAACAATATGGTTGTGGCCCATTCCAAAGAAGAATTCATTCTCGATTTCATGCTCGTCACTCCTCCGAACGGCGTCGTCAATGCCCGTGTCATCATGAGTCCCGGCCATGTTAAACGCGTGATTGCTGCACTTGTGCAAAATATGAAGCATTATGAAGAAACGTTTGGTAAGATCGAAGAAGCCAGTGAACCCAAAAATCCTTTTGGTTTTCAGGCTTAG
- a CDS encoding four helix bundle protein, which yields MNRDELKLRTKKFAHRCIALALALPNSYLGNHLKGQLIRASTSVAANYRAASLAQTKAAFIAKLSIVVEEIDESLFWIELIIDENLLKKDLCDSLRKEASELTAIFVSTRKTASINKNKSSINH from the coding sequence ATGAACCGTGATGAATTAAAATTACGAACAAAAAAATTTGCTCATCGTTGCATTGCGCTAGCTTTAGCCTTGCCCAATTCTTATCTTGGCAATCATTTGAAAGGACAGTTGATTCGCGCATCGACTTCGGTCGCAGCAAATTACAGAGCTGCATCCCTGGCACAGACCAAAGCCGCATTTATTGCTAAATTAAGCATCGTTGTTGAAGAAATTGACGAGTCTTTATTTTGGATTGAACTGATCATTGACGAAAATTTACTTAAGAAAGATCTATGTGACTCTTTGCGAAAAGAAGCGAGCGAATTAACAGCTATTTTTGTTTCAACGAGGAAAACCGCATCAATAAATAAAAACAAATCATCCATTAACCATTAA
- a CDS encoding amidohydrolase family protein, whose product MNRIKIIDIHIHIQPWWQLKPAILERMAKGKENFDALMALMKDPARLIELMDRSDIDKVGLINYVSPDLMGFDDSSNDFSAEYQKYAPDRFIAFGSVHPRFTKDADADIHRLIHDLGIRAIKVHPPHQLYYPNDYLNGMKALEIIYKRCEEWSVPVMFHTGTSFFSGARIKYGDPIYLDDVAVDFPNLKIIMAHGGRPLWMETAFYLLRRHKNIWMDISSIPPKKLISDYFPRLEEIAEKVLFGTDWPGPLVENIRQNADEFLSLTLRDETKLKIVSENALQLFS is encoded by the coding sequence ATGAACCGTATCAAAATTATCGATATTCATATTCACATCCAGCCTTGGTGGCAATTAAAGCCTGCCATTCTGGAACGTATGGCCAAAGGCAAAGAAAATTTTGACGCACTTATGGCTTTGATGAAAGATCCGGCGCGCTTGATTGAATTGATGGATCGCTCGGACATTGATAAGGTCGGATTGATTAATTATGTCAGTCCCGATCTGATGGGATTTGACGACAGCTCCAACGACTTTTCAGCCGAATACCAGAAATATGCCCCTGACCGTTTTATTGCTTTTGGTTCCGTTCATCCGCGTTTTACCAAGGATGCCGACGCCGATATTCACCGTCTCATTCACGATCTCGGCATTCGCGCTATCAAAGTGCATCCGCCTCATCAATTGTATTATCCGAACGATTATTTGAACGGCATGAAAGCGCTTGAAATTATTTACAAACGATGCGAAGAGTGGAGCGTTCCGGTCATGTTTCACACCGGCACTTCATTTTTCTCAGGCGCTCGGATCAAATACGGCGATCCTATTTATCTTGACGACGTTGCGGTGGATTTTCCCAATTTAAAAATTATCATGGCCCATGGTGGACGTCCTTTGTGGATGGAAACAGCATTTTATCTTTTACGCCGCCATAAAAACATTTGGATGGACATTTCGTCGATTCCTCCTAAAAAACTGATCTCTGATTATTTTCCTCGATTGGAGGAAATCGCCGAAAAAGTGCTCTTCGGAACAGATTGGCCAGGACCACTAGTAGAGAATATTAGACAAAATGCTGATGAATTTTTATCGCTTACCTTGAGGGATGAAACGAAATTAAAGATTGTCAGCGAAAATGCATTACAAT